In Pelosinus sp. UFO1, one genomic interval encodes:
- a CDS encoding YnfA family protein, which produces MDVLKSIIFFVLAGLFEIGGGYLIWLWVRDDKGISYAIFGAMILVAYGFIPTLQPANFGRVYAAYGGIFIVLSILWGWGIDKIAPDKFDMIGGLISLVGVIIIMYWPR; this is translated from the coding sequence ATGGACGTTTTAAAATCAATCATTTTTTTTGTTTTAGCTGGCTTATTTGAAATTGGTGGCGGTTACTTAATTTGGCTTTGGGTTCGAGATGATAAAGGTATTAGCTATGCAATCTTTGGCGCTATGATCTTAGTAGCATATGGATTCATCCCTACATTACAACCTGCTAATTTTGGACGAGTTTATGCCGCATATGGAGGAATTTTTATCGTCCTTTCTATCTTGTGGGGTTGGGGCATTGATAAAATCGCCCCAGATAAGTTTGATATGATCGGAGGGCTTATTTCCCTTGTAGGCGTAATAATTATTATGTACTGGCCTAGGTGA
- the ppx gene encoding exopolyphosphatase, whose amino-acid sequence MNQRIAIIDLGSNSARLIIVEIYENGAYNLIYHQKDAVRLSQAADKDRRLQPEAMVRAMNLLKSFTHMCQIHKTDKILAVGTAALRNAVNGGEFIEEVQKETGVTIEIISGEVEAKLGYLGAINTLDVTDAILFDLGGGSTELTLVKNRKAEKVISLPFGAVTLTERFNIENKASEEQLASLNEFISQEIDKIPWLKNLKLPLVGIGGTARSIGKMEQKRNNYPLLKLHNYRTSSISFHSLWDDVTKMTCAQRRKVAGLSNDRADIIIAGLAIVKQLFDKNTSTQLIISSCGVREGLFFEYYLSQTGHTELIPSPLVHSTHNMLLFYKVNANHACHVAKLANQLFNDWQEALDLHPNDKPLLEVAALLHDTGIRVNYYDHARHSAYLIENARLFGLSHREQIMAAVIAGWHHSPSVKYSYNRIYNEFLDAGNWQTARKLALLLAFAEALDTTQMGLVEKVTTVFSDKQAQLKLTTKEAIPLELQALKKHSKWLKRETRFDLSITE is encoded by the coding sequence ATGAATCAACGAATTGCTATTATTGATTTAGGATCAAACTCTGCCCGCCTAATCATCGTAGAAATCTACGAAAACGGTGCTTATAATCTAATTTACCACCAAAAAGATGCCGTCCGTTTAAGCCAAGCTGCAGATAAAGACCGTAGATTACAACCTGAAGCCATGGTTCGCGCTATGAACTTACTAAAAAGCTTCACCCATATGTGTCAAATACATAAAACTGATAAAATTCTAGCTGTAGGCACAGCAGCACTCCGTAATGCAGTTAACGGTGGCGAATTTATTGAAGAGGTTCAAAAAGAAACAGGAGTTACCATAGAAATTATTAGTGGTGAAGTAGAAGCCAAACTTGGTTATCTAGGAGCTATTAATACGCTAGACGTTACAGATGCTATCTTATTTGATCTAGGCGGCGGTAGTACAGAATTAACATTAGTTAAAAATCGCAAGGCTGAAAAAGTAATCAGTTTACCCTTTGGCGCCGTCACGTTGACAGAACGATTCAATATCGAAAATAAAGCCAGCGAAGAGCAACTAGCAAGTCTCAATGAGTTTATTAGTCAAGAGATTGATAAAATCCCTTGGCTCAAGAACCTTAAGCTTCCCCTCGTTGGCATTGGTGGAACAGCTCGTAGCATTGGTAAAATGGAACAGAAGCGTAACAATTATCCTTTATTGAAATTACATAACTACCGTACTAGTTCTATCTCATTTCATTCCTTATGGGATGATGTTACAAAAATGACCTGTGCTCAGCGCCGCAAAGTAGCTGGCCTCAGCAATGATCGCGCCGATATTATTATTGCCGGACTGGCTATTGTTAAACAATTATTCGATAAAAACACAAGCACCCAACTCATCATCAGTAGTTGCGGCGTACGAGAAGGACTATTCTTTGAATATTACCTTTCCCAAACCGGGCACACTGAACTTATCCCCAGTCCCCTCGTCCATAGCACCCACAACATGTTATTATTTTACAAAGTAAACGCTAACCATGCCTGTCATGTGGCCAAGTTAGCCAACCAATTGTTTAATGATTGGCAAGAAGCATTAGATCTACACCCCAATGATAAACCCCTTTTAGAGGTGGCTGCCTTGCTACATGATACTGGTATTCGCGTTAATTACTATGACCACGCTAGGCACAGTGCCTATCTAATCGAAAATGCTCGTCTATTTGGCCTTTCTCATCGGGAGCAAATTATGGCGGCTGTCATTGCCGGCTGGCATCATAGCCCCTCGGTAAAATACTCTTACAACAGAATCTATAATGAGTTTTTAGATGCAGGCAATTGGCAAACAGCCCGAAAATTAGCTTTATTACTTGCTTTCGCCGAAGCCTTAGATACTACCCAAATGGGCCTTGTTGAAAAAGTTACCACTGTATTTTCAGATAAACAAGCACAACTAAAATTAACCACTAAGGAAGCCATTCCTTTAGAACTACAAGCGCTAAAGAAACATAGCAAATGGTTAAAAAGAGAAACTCGCTTTGATTTGAGTATTACTGAGTAA
- a CDS encoding superoxide dismutase: MSYQAQDYSDLLGIQGFSDTLLINHFNLYNGYVKNANEIVAHIENTLAEGQADPIEYAGLKQRIDQEVAGMRLHELYFENLGGRNEIHLSSSLLKLLKENFGSYEAWEEDFKTTASMQGVGWAMLCQDNNNGKLNNLWLDEHHSGHPVDRTPLLVLDAWEHSYMLDYGLKRPQYIANFFKSINWNVVDSRIKI; the protein is encoded by the coding sequence ATGTCATATCAAGCGCAGGACTATAGTGATCTTTTGGGGATTCAGGGTTTTAGTGACACGCTCTTAATAAATCATTTTAACTTATACAATGGATATGTTAAAAACGCGAATGAAATTGTAGCGCATATTGAAAACACCTTAGCAGAAGGACAGGCAGACCCCATAGAATATGCAGGGCTTAAGCAACGAATCGATCAGGAAGTTGCTGGTATGCGTTTGCATGAATTGTATTTTGAAAATTTGGGTGGACGAAATGAGATTCACCTTAGCTCCTCATTATTAAAACTATTGAAGGAAAACTTCGGCAGTTATGAAGCATGGGAAGAAGACTTTAAGACTACAGCTAGTATGCAAGGCGTTGGTTGGGCTATGCTATGCCAAGATAACAACAATGGAAAATTAAATAATCTTTGGCTAGATGAACATCATAGCGGGCATCCTGTAGACCGTACCCCCTTATTGGTGTTAGATGCTTGGGAACATTCTTATATGTTAGACTATGGTTTAAAAAGACCTCAATATATAGCAAATTTTTTCAAAAGTATTAATTGGAATGTAGTAGATAGTAGAATCAAAATATAA
- a CDS encoding DNA polymerase IV → MERWIIHIDMDAFFAAVEQRDNEELKGKPVIVGGMGNRGVVATASYEARRFGVHSAMSMVEARRRCREGVFLPCDHEKYSRVSVHLNRIFSEFSPLVEPLSLDEAFLDVSGMDQLYDSPKAIAQCIKERIKSELGLTASAGVAPNKFLAKLASDLQKPDGLVVVAPGEEKAMLHDLPITRMWGVGEATAQILKNLGIYTIGQLGKTDVVQLAKHCGQMAYTIHNLANGQDDRPVIPELEPKTIGNELTFPVDLRQIGQIETELLALAEKVGWRLRQHGYKGRTITVKLRFASFKTITRSKTLSEPTHFDETLYETAIHICRQIPLQEGVRLLGITVSNLQAGDSQLSLFDEQDHKRTAVYEALDKLKNKFGEGIVTKGRLISFTKK, encoded by the coding sequence ATGGAGCGCTGGATTATACACATTGACATGGATGCTTTTTTTGCAGCAGTGGAACAACGAGATAATGAGGAATTAAAAGGGAAACCTGTGATTGTTGGAGGTATGGGAAATCGAGGGGTAGTGGCTACTGCTTCTTATGAAGCCCGCCGTTTTGGTGTACACTCCGCTATGTCCATGGTGGAAGCGAGACGTCGCTGCCGGGAAGGAGTCTTTTTACCTTGTGACCACGAAAAGTATAGCCGAGTCTCTGTTCACCTAAACCGAATTTTTTCTGAATTTTCCCCCCTCGTTGAGCCCTTGTCATTAGATGAAGCATTCTTAGATGTTTCAGGAATGGATCAACTTTATGATAGTCCAAAAGCAATCGCCCAATGTATTAAAGAACGTATTAAGAGTGAACTAGGGCTTACAGCTTCCGCTGGGGTAGCCCCTAATAAGTTTTTAGCTAAATTGGCTTCCGATTTGCAAAAGCCAGATGGGCTTGTAGTGGTTGCTCCAGGAGAAGAAAAAGCTATGCTTCATGATTTACCCATTACTCGGATGTGGGGGGTAGGAGAGGCTACAGCGCAGATTTTGAAAAATTTGGGGATTTACACCATTGGTCAATTGGGGAAAACGGACGTAGTTCAGTTGGCAAAACATTGTGGACAAATGGCTTATACCATACATAACTTAGCCAATGGACAAGATGATAGACCCGTCATTCCTGAACTTGAGCCTAAGACGATTGGTAATGAACTAACTTTTCCTGTTGACCTTAGGCAAATAGGACAAATTGAAACCGAACTCTTGGCATTAGCTGAGAAGGTTGGCTGGCGGCTTAGGCAACATGGATACAAGGGCAGGACCATTACTGTTAAATTGCGTTTTGCATCTTTTAAAACCATTACTCGTAGTAAAACCCTATCGGAACCTACTCATTTTGATGAAACGCTCTATGAGACGGCAATCCATATTTGTCGTCAAATACCTTTGCAAGAAGGGGTTCGGTTACTAGGTATTACTGTATCGAACTTGCAAGCAGGAGATAGCCAACTTTCCCTATTTGATGAACAAGATCATAAACGAACGGCTGTGTATGAAGCGCTTGATAAACTGAAAAATAAATTTGGTGAAGGTATCGTAACAAAGGGAAGATTGATAAGTTTTACCAAGAAGTGA
- a CDS encoding DUF1540 domain-containing protein, whose protein sequence is MNHNSSIGCVVAECEFHCKDDDYCTLDKIQVVRHGHKAVSVECTDCGSFKKG, encoded by the coding sequence ATGAACCATAATTCAAGCATAGGTTGCGTAGTAGCAGAATGTGAGTTTCACTGTAAAGATGATGATTACTGTACTTTAGACAAGATTCAGGTAGTAAGACATGGTCATAAGGCAGTTAGTGTTGAATGCACAGACTGTGGGAGTTTTAAGAAAGGCTAA
- the tadA gene encoding tRNA adenosine(34) deaminase TadA, with product MLDDNYFMGLALSEAQKAYDIGEVPIGSVLVLDGQVVATGHNMREIWHDATAHAEMIAIREACEKLGRWRLTGLTLYATIEPCPMCAGALVMSRVDRLVYGSVDVKAGAIDSIFNIAQNEALNHRMVVTSGVRADECAEIMKKFFRERRRKSNTSKIDT from the coding sequence ATGTTGGATGATAACTATTTTATGGGATTAGCTTTGTCGGAAGCACAAAAGGCTTATGACATTGGTGAAGTTCCAATTGGATCTGTACTTGTTCTGGATGGTCAGGTAGTGGCCACTGGGCATAATATGCGAGAAATTTGGCATGATGCAACGGCCCATGCAGAAATGATAGCGATTCGTGAAGCTTGTGAAAAGCTAGGGCGATGGCGTTTGACTGGACTTACATTATACGCTACGATAGAACCTTGTCCTATGTGTGCTGGTGCCTTAGTCATGAGCCGCGTTGACCGCTTGGTATATGGCAGTGTGGATGTAAAAGCAGGGGCAATTGATTCGATATTTAATATAGCTCAGAATGAAGCACTAAACCACCGAATGGTAGTTACATCAGGTGTAAGAGCAGATGAATGTGCTGAAATTATGAAAAAGTTTTTTAGAGAACGCAGAAGAAAGAGTAACACTAGTAAGATAGATACCTGA
- a CDS encoding M20/M25/M40 family metallo-hydrolase — MINKQRVLEEFFELVRIKCSTRDEREVADLLKARLKDLGLEVTEDNVGEKIGGNCGNVLAYSKGTLQDAPTLMLSAHMDCVEPCGGIEPQLKDGVITSVGDTILGADDKAGIVAILEALRVIKEENISHGPIQVVFTVAEEGGLNGAKNIDPSLLKADFGYALDSSGAPGEVITMAPGQNSIMAVVHGKKAHAGVAPEEGINAIVVAGKALAQMQVGRIDFETTSNIGIISGGIATNIVPDVVELKCEARSRNMEKLEKQTLHMKETFEKVAVDNGARAEVKVNKAYGPYVLSEDAPVVKLAVNATESIGLTPEIKATGGGSDANFFNNYGVPTAVLGVGMNKVHTTDEYIKEIDLYNSAELVTALIKTAGTMKK; from the coding sequence ATGATTAATAAACAAAGAGTGTTAGAAGAATTTTTTGAACTAGTAAGAATCAAATGTTCCACTAGGGATGAACGTGAAGTCGCCGATTTACTTAAGGCACGTCTCAAGGATTTAGGACTTGAAGTTACCGAAGACAATGTAGGCGAAAAAATTGGCGGTAATTGTGGTAATGTACTTGCTTATAGCAAAGGGACCTTGCAGGATGCGCCCACTTTAATGTTAAGCGCTCATATGGACTGTGTGGAACCTTGTGGTGGCATAGAACCTCAACTTAAGGACGGAGTGATCACTTCTGTTGGCGATACGATTCTTGGTGCAGATGATAAAGCCGGGATCGTAGCTATCTTAGAAGCCTTGCGTGTTATTAAGGAAGAAAATATTTCTCATGGCCCGATTCAAGTTGTGTTTACGGTGGCTGAAGAGGGGGGCTTAAATGGAGCAAAGAATATTGATCCAAGCTTGTTGAAAGCTGATTTTGGTTATGCCCTTGACTCTAGTGGTGCACCTGGTGAAGTAATTACTATGGCACCTGGGCAAAATAGTATTATGGCAGTAGTTCATGGCAAAAAGGCCCATGCAGGTGTTGCTCCAGAAGAAGGCATTAATGCCATTGTGGTAGCTGGTAAGGCATTAGCCCAAATGCAGGTTGGACGTATTGATTTTGAAACTACTTCCAATATAGGTATAATTAGTGGCGGTATTGCGACTAATATTGTACCCGATGTGGTAGAGTTAAAGTGCGAAGCCCGCAGCCGTAACATGGAAAAATTGGAAAAGCAAACCCTTCATATGAAGGAAACCTTTGAAAAAGTGGCAGTGGATAACGGTGCACGTGCTGAGGTAAAGGTAAATAAAGCTTATGGTCCTTATGTATTATCAGAAGATGCCCCAGTAGTAAAACTTGCGGTGAATGCAACCGAAAGTATTGGCTTAACTCCAGAAATTAAAGCGACAGGTGGCGGCAGTGATGCTAATTTCTTTAATAATTATGGAGTACCTACAGCTGTATTGGGAGTAGGGATGAATAAAGTACATACAACAGATGAATACATTAAGGAAATTGATTTATATAATAGTGCTGAATTGGTGACGGCTCTAATAAAAACTGCCGGAACCATGAAAAAATAA
- a CDS encoding polysaccharide deacetylase family protein, with the protein MISRRSFLKVCFSTLVGVSTSELLFQVAVSGGSGYRKIPVLAYHRVGYTTDNLTVTPERFSNDLDSLQQRGYCSITLGEFQNFMSDRNVELPEKPVLITFDDGYLDNFQNAYPILKRHGMVGTFFIITDMLWTQDRLTPENIVEMEQGGMSFGSHSVTHRALGELDQTAVYDELVNSKAILESVLGKKVDAIAYPRGSYNEAVVQIAKNVGYNTGFTVREGICLKESPEFELRRIPIFKYDSGVINVIANRGHLL; encoded by the coding sequence ATGATTTCACGTCGTAGCTTCTTAAAAGTGTGCTTTAGTACACTGGTCGGTGTAAGTACCTCGGAATTACTATTTCAGGTCGCTGTTAGTGGTGGATCTGGTTATCGTAAAATTCCTGTTTTGGCATATCATCGAGTAGGATATACGACAGATAATCTGACTGTTACTCCAGAACGATTTTCTAATGATTTAGACAGTTTGCAGCAAAGAGGTTATTGCAGTATTACCTTAGGAGAATTCCAAAACTTTATGAGTGACCGCAATGTGGAGTTGCCAGAAAAACCTGTCTTGATTACTTTCGATGATGGTTATTTGGACAATTTTCAAAATGCCTATCCGATATTAAAAAGGCATGGAATGGTGGGAACTTTTTTTATTATTACGGATATGTTATGGACGCAAGATCGGCTTACTCCTGAGAATATTGTGGAAATGGAACAAGGCGGCATGTCCTTTGGCTCCCATTCAGTAACACACAGAGCCTTAGGAGAGCTTGATCAAACTGCTGTTTATGATGAATTAGTTAATTCAAAAGCCATATTAGAGAGTGTTTTAGGAAAAAAAGTGGATGCGATTGCTTATCCGCGGGGAAGCTATAATGAGGCAGTTGTACAAATAGCCAAAAATGTGGGTTATAATACAGGGTTTACTGTACGGGAAGGCATTTGTCTCAAAGAGTCTCCTGAATTTGAATTGCGGCGTATCCCCATTTTCAAGTATGATAGTGGTGTTATTAATGTGATTGCCAATCGTGGTCACTTACTATAA
- a CDS encoding tetraprenyl-beta-curcumene synthase family protein, producing MNTFLNPFGNLTLIFTFVSKVFPLITKELTHWSNYASSHASSELRTQALASIRDKKFHCQGGSIYSLYPTVDIATFIPLIVSLQTISDYLDNLCDRADIMDEQAFKQLHLAMTDALTPDALPQDYYAYYPFKEDGGYLKQLVITCQQQIRALPSYELVKSEIQKLACLYSELQTYKHLDPSIREVKMTNWITHHIGDYPQITPWEFAAATGSTLGMFMLCAAASDKNLHPHTVKVIDSAYFPWISGLHILLDYFIDMEEDQANGDLNFVSYYRNASQILSRLTLFTEQAFLQASTLPNPSFHKTVVQGLLAMYLSDPKVATLKDQSIRKSLLKTAGGYTRFLYYLCKLLRFKKKL from the coding sequence ATGAATACCTTTTTAAATCCATTCGGCAACCTAACTTTGATTTTCACCTTTGTGAGCAAGGTATTCCCCTTAATTACGAAGGAACTAACACATTGGTCCAATTATGCCTCCTCCCACGCTTCCTCAGAACTTCGGACACAAGCATTGGCTAGTATTAGGGACAAAAAATTTCACTGTCAAGGAGGAAGCATTTATAGTTTATATCCTACTGTAGATATAGCTACATTCATCCCCCTGATAGTATCCCTGCAAACAATTAGTGATTACCTAGATAATCTTTGCGACCGAGCCGATATCATGGATGAACAAGCCTTCAAACAGCTGCATTTAGCTATGACAGATGCTCTTACCCCTGATGCACTACCCCAAGATTATTATGCTTATTATCCTTTCAAGGAGGATGGGGGGTATCTCAAACAGTTAGTTATCACATGCCAGCAACAAATACGGGCCCTACCGTCCTATGAACTTGTAAAGTCGGAAATTCAAAAATTAGCCTGCCTTTATAGTGAACTACAGACGTATAAACACCTTGACCCTAGTATACGAGAAGTAAAAATGACAAATTGGATAACCCATCATATTGGAGACTATCCTCAGATTACGCCTTGGGAATTTGCCGCCGCTACAGGTTCTACACTAGGAATGTTCATGCTCTGTGCTGCCGCTAGCGACAAGAATCTCCACCCTCATACTGTCAAAGTAATCGATTCCGCTTATTTTCCTTGGATTAGCGGCTTACATATACTACTGGATTACTTCATCGATATGGAGGAAGATCAGGCAAACGGTGATCTTAATTTTGTATCCTACTACAGAAACGCATCCCAGATACTTTCTCGCTTAACCCTTTTCACCGAACAAGCCTTTTTACAGGCTAGCACCTTGCCAAATCCATCTTTTCACAAAACAGTCGTACAAGGGCTGCTCGCTATGTATCTTTCCGATCCGAAGGTCGCCACATTAAAAGATCAATCAATACGAAAGTCTCTCTTAAAAACTGCTGGTGGATATACTCGTTTTCTTTATTATTTGTGCAAATTGTTACGCTTTAAAAAGAAACTCTAA
- the ubiE gene encoding bifunctional demethylmenaquinone methyltransferase/2-methoxy-6-polyprenyl-1,4-benzoquinol methylase UbiE gives MKQLDQHRQEAFVQQLFSSIAKRYDILNALFTLNQDTYWRNFAAAKAGLKEDNSVLDVCCGTGKLSLSLARYLGSSGKIIGLDFSESMLLEAKQNIQKSPYQQNITLIQGNALKLPFAENCFDCTTIGFGLRNVSDIKSTLEEMYRVTKPGGTVLSLDLSKPSAPIFKQLYYLYFENLLPFLGNLGFTKNRPYYNLPASLKTLPHQSVIADMFSQVGLQQVTYHQLTGGIATVHLGKK, from the coding sequence ATGAAACAACTTGACCAGCACCGACAGGAAGCTTTTGTACAACAATTATTTTCCAGCATTGCTAAGCGGTATGATATATTAAATGCACTCTTTACTCTAAACCAAGATACTTATTGGCGAAATTTCGCCGCAGCGAAAGCTGGTCTAAAAGAAGACAATTCCGTCCTTGATGTATGTTGCGGCACAGGAAAGTTATCCCTTTCCTTAGCAAGATACCTAGGATCCAGTGGGAAAATCATCGGCCTAGATTTTTCAGAAAGTATGTTACTTGAGGCCAAGCAAAATATTCAAAAATCCCCTTATCAACAAAATATCACCCTCATACAGGGCAATGCCCTTAAATTACCCTTTGCTGAAAATTGTTTCGACTGTACTACCATTGGTTTCGGCCTTCGAAATGTATCCGATATAAAGAGCACCTTAGAAGAAATGTATCGCGTGACAAAACCTGGTGGCACTGTATTATCCTTAGATTTATCTAAGCCTAGTGCACCTATCTTTAAACAACTCTATTACCTTTATTTTGAGAACTTACTCCCCTTTTTAGGGAATTTAGGTTTTACAAAAAATCGCCCTTACTACAATCTTCCTGCTTCTTTGAAAACCCTTCCCCACCAATCCGTTATTGCAGATATGTTCAGCCAAGTAGGTCTACAACAGGTTACCTACCACCAACTAACTGGAGGTATCGCAACTGTACATTTAGGAAAGAAATAA
- a CDS encoding RNA degradosome polyphosphate kinase → MFDKEQNFLNRELSWLKFNERVMQEANDSGKPLLERLKFVAIASSNLDEFFMIRVAGLKQQVESGILKKDAAGFNAQEQLLLIGQSVREMVRLQYLYLKKILGGMQNHDIYVNDVQSLSGNGKQWVESYFYNTIYPILTPLAVNASHPFPLLANRSLNLAVLLSKGKEEMQTAILPVPSALPRMIEVPDQGVGKLFVFLEDIIKTHCSQLFCGYNIKEIVPFRITRNADLLIDGEGAEDLLAEVEKSLRQRKRGEAVRLETSKINKPFLKDFLLEMFNIDEQDLYEISGPIDVSCFTTLADLTGYDYLRYEQITPQIPIELKDAQSLFDVIWSKDILLHHPYESFVPVVNFIRQAAIDPKVLAIKQTLYRVSGNSSIVKALAQAAENGKQVTVVVEVRARFDEENNIQWARRLEEAGCHVIYGLLGFKVHGKMALIIRQEGSQIKRYVHMGTGNYNDITARMYSDMSLFTANEKIGADASDFFNMLLGYSEPPSWKKLVVAPIGLRDKLKEMIDREIAFAESGKSGHIIAKMNSLLDKEIILKLYEASSKGVKIELIIRGICALIPGLPKVSENITVRSIVGRFLEHHRILYFANGGKEKIYLSSADWMHRNLSERVELLFPVDKHEIMERIKATLHIMLKDNRKAYIMKSDGTYRRAYRRGKVVNCQQYLYQEAQEKAGSIDF, encoded by the coding sequence ATGTTTGATAAAGAGCAGAATTTCTTAAATAGAGAATTAAGCTGGCTGAAGTTTAATGAACGGGTAATGCAAGAAGCCAATGACTCTGGAAAGCCTTTGCTAGAAAGATTAAAATTTGTGGCGATTGCTAGTTCTAATTTAGATGAGTTTTTTATGATTCGAGTTGCTGGATTAAAACAGCAAGTTGAGAGTGGTATTCTTAAGAAAGATGCAGCAGGGTTTAACGCACAAGAGCAGCTTCTATTGATTGGGCAGTCTGTGCGGGAAATGGTACGATTACAGTATTTGTATCTAAAGAAAATTCTTGGTGGCATGCAAAACCACGATATTTATGTAAATGATGTACAAAGCTTATCTGGGAATGGGAAACAATGGGTAGAAAGTTATTTTTATAATACGATTTATCCGATTCTTACGCCTTTAGCTGTGAATGCGAGTCACCCTTTTCCATTGCTGGCGAATCGGAGTCTGAATTTAGCGGTTCTGCTAAGTAAAGGGAAAGAGGAAATGCAAACGGCCATTCTTCCGGTACCAAGTGCTTTACCTCGAATGATTGAAGTACCAGATCAAGGGGTAGGCAAACTATTTGTATTCTTAGAGGACATTATTAAGACCCATTGCTCCCAACTCTTTTGTGGGTATAACATTAAAGAGATTGTACCCTTCCGTATTACGCGAAATGCAGATTTATTAATTGATGGGGAAGGTGCTGAGGATCTCTTAGCAGAAGTAGAAAAATCTTTACGCCAGCGAAAACGCGGCGAAGCGGTGCGCCTAGAAACCAGTAAAATCAATAAACCTTTTTTAAAAGATTTTTTACTAGAAATGTTTAATATTGATGAGCAAGATTTATATGAAATTTCTGGACCGATTGATGTTTCTTGTTTTACAACCTTGGCAGATTTAACTGGTTACGATTATTTACGTTATGAACAAATTACACCGCAAATCCCTATAGAATTGAAAGATGCTCAATCTTTGTTTGACGTAATATGGAGTAAAGATATTTTATTACATCATCCCTACGAATCTTTTGTGCCCGTCGTCAATTTCATTCGGCAGGCAGCGATTGATCCTAAGGTTTTAGCGATCAAGCAAACTTTATATCGAGTAAGTGGTAATTCATCCATTGTTAAGGCCCTTGCTCAAGCTGCAGAAAATGGCAAACAGGTCACCGTTGTGGTGGAAGTTCGGGCCCGCTTTGATGAAGAAAACAATATTCAATGGGCTAGGCGCCTAGAAGAGGCGGGATGTCATGTTATTTATGGTTTATTAGGTTTTAAAGTCCATGGGAAAATGGCTTTGATTATTAGGCAAGAAGGTTCGCAGATTAAAAGGTATGTGCATATGGGGACAGGTAATTATAATGACATTACTGCCCGAATGTACTCTGATATGAGTCTATTTACCGCCAATGAGAAAATTGGCGCAGACGCGTCTGATTTTTTTAATATGTTACTAGGTTATTCTGAGCCACCCTCGTGGAAGAAATTAGTGGTCGCTCCCATCGGTTTAAGGGATAAATTGAAGGAAATGATTGATCGAGAAATTGCATTTGCCGAGTCTGGAAAAAGCGGACATATCATTGCCAAAATGAATTCTTTACTAGATAAAGAAATTATTCTTAAATTATATGAGGCTTCCAGTAAGGGCGTTAAAATTGAACTTATTATTCGTGGTATTTGCGCTTTAATCCCAGGTCTCCCCAAGGTGAGTGAGAATATTACTGTGCGAAGCATCGTGGGACGCTTCCTAGAACATCATCGTATTTTGTATTTCGCAAATGGTGGCAAAGAAAAGATATATCTATCTAGCGCCGACTGGATGCATCGCAATTTAAGTGAACGGGTAGAGTTATTATTCCCTGTGGACAAGCATGAAATTATGGAGCGTATTAAAGCTACCTTGCATATTATGCTAAAAGATAATCGTAAAGCCTACATTATGAAAAGTGATGGAACGTACCGTCGAGCATACCGTCGAGGTAAAGTAGTAAATTGTCAGCAATATTTATATCAAGAGGCACAAGAAAAAGCTGGATCGATAGATTTCTAA